The Verrucomicrobiia bacterium genome segment GGGTTTGGGCGGGACACGGATGAGGAGATGGAAGTGGTTGGACATCATGCAGAAGGTGATGACGTCGATGTCACAGAACCGGGCGAGGTGGTGGAGGATGTTGAGAAGTTTGTGCTTGGCGGAGTCGTCGAGGAGGGGAAGGCGACCGGCGACGCGGGACATGCAATGGTACGTCGCCGGGAGGGTGGGGTCGGCTTTGATGCGACGGGTTCTCATGGAGTGAGGGCGGGTAAGGGTAGAGGGGCGGCAAGCCTGCGCTGATTTCGTGATTTCGGAAAGGGTGAGCCGGAACGTTGGGGATGTCAATCTAAATGGGCTGTCATATTGTAAATAGAGAGTCAATTCAAAAAGTCTGGCTAATAATTTGTTCGCTCGCCTCCTCACCCGCGCAGTGCTGCGAACCAGGTGGCGGCGATCAGGATGAGGTAGAGCGCCGCGGCAGCGAGATCCGATCGACGTTCCGTGGTCAAGGGGGGGGCGAAGGTGAAGGCGGCGGCGATGCCTCCCCCGCAGAGGAATCCACCCGCATGGGCGAGGACATCCGAGCTGGGCGAGGTGCCAAGGAGGATGAACAGGAGGCTGCCGCCGAGAAGGCCGCGGGTGACCGTGCCGCGGGGGATGTGCCGGGCGTGGAGGTCGGTGAGGAGGGAG includes the following:
- a CDS encoding transposase, with the protein product MRTRRIKADPTLPATYHCMSRVAGRLPLLDDSAKHKLLNILHHLARFCDIDVITFCMMSNHFHLLIRVPPKP